CTTGTAATCTTCCCATGTCTTGATCAACATTTTTTATACCTGTTGATTTAACTTTTTCTTCATAGTTACCATATCTTAGGTAAGTAGAAAGATTTTTAGACATTTTATATGTTAATTGTCCATAAACTTCTTCAACTTTTCTATCAGATAAACCTACAAATTTAGCACCTGCAGATTGAGTATCAGATGATAAGTTACCATAGTGAGCAGTGAAGTTTAAGTTATCTAAGATATCAACTCCTAAAGCTCCTTGGAAATAATCAGCATCAGCATATCCATTTGAAGTAATATTCCATCCAAGAGATGTATTTTTTGCATCTTGATCAAGTGCAGTTAAACCACCCTCTTTATCAGTTTTTGTATATGCAAGTCTAGCGTTAACAATAGAGAATTTACCATCAACAGCAAGTCTTAACATACCATTGTCTGAACCTTGGTTAGTTGAAGCTAGAGCAACACCATTTAAATGGTTATTTCTTGCAACACCATTTAAACCTACAACATCATCAGTTAAATTTAAAGCTACATATCTAGCTTCTAATCCTAATTTTGCATTTTCTGCAATATCAATTTTTCCAGTTGCAGCAAAAGTATAAGAGTTAAATGTATTTTGTAAACCTGCATACCAAGCTTCAAGTTTAACAAAATCTAAATCACCTTGAACAGTAGCAACATACATATCTCTACCTGCATCAAGAGTTAATCCTGCTCCTGTAAGACCTCTAGAAGCATTAACATCTGTTAGTTGATCAACATTTGTATTATTGAAGTAACCAGCACCAGCAGTAATTGGTCCAAATGTTGAAAGAGCTAGGATACCTGTACCATTTTGCTCATTTCCATTTATATCAACTGCAACTGTATATGGAGTAGTTAAACCTTGTTTACCAACATTTACAATAGTATTTGGAATAGCTGTAAATCCAAAGTAAGCATTTGATAATGTTACACCTGGGTTTACATCACCATTACCAGCACTAAGGTTACCATTCTTTTTAGCACCAGTTGTAGCCCATCCAGAATCATCTCCACCTACGATAAATCTTGAGTTAAATTTAACATAGTCATTTACTTTTGAAGATAGGTTTAATCCAACTTTATATCTATTTCTATCAGTTGTGTTTCCTACTTTATTTCCCGCAGCATCAAGTCTATTATCTCCTGCATTGTCATATCTGTAAACAACTGATCCAGATACATCTACATTTTTAATAGCTTCTTCTAATGGTTGAGCATTAGCAGTACTAAAACCAGCAACTGCAACAGCTGCTACTAAACTAATTTTTGAGATTTTTCTCATGTTTTTTTCTCCTAAAATTTCGAAATTAAAGTCGATTTACAAGAATAATTTTTATTCCTTGCGAACCTTGGCGAACATTTTATATGAGTTAAAATTAAACTTTTCTTAAAATCGTTAATTTTTTGTTAATTTAATTTAAAAATAAGCATCTTGCTTCTTATTTTTAGAATTTTTTACAAATATTTTGATACAATCCTTTCTTATGAAAAAGAATAATATTATACTAATTGGTTTTATGGGTGTTGGAAAAGGAACTGTTGCTAGAGCTATGGTTAAAGAGTCTTCAATGTACGCAATTGATACAGATGATTTAATAGAGAGTATGGAAAATAGAGCTATAAAAAAGATTTTTGCCGTTGATGGTGAAGCTTATTTTAGAAATTTAGAAAAAAAGACAGCTCTTTGGCTTGAAGAAAGTGTAGAAAACACAATTATTTCAACTGGTGGTGGATTTTATAGACAAGAGAATCTTAAAAATATAGGAACTGTAATATATCTTAAGTCATCATTTGATGGAATTTTAAAAAGAATAAAAAAAGCACCAAATGCAAAAAATAAGTTAAAAAAGCGACCACTTTTACAAAATAAAAAAGAGGCTATGAAACTTTATGATACAAGAGTTAAAGAGTATGAAAGAGTTGCAGATATTATTGTTGATGTTGAAAATAGAGATTTGAAACTTATAGTAAAAGAGATTTTAGGACAGATAAAATGAAGATAATATATACAAAAGATAAAGAGTTTAAAACAGAGTTTGAAAATATTTTAAAAAGAGCAAAAAGTGATATAAAAGGTGTTTCAAAAATAGTTGAAAATATTATTGATGAGATTGTTGAAGATGGAAATGAGGCTTTAAAAAGACATATTGAAAAATTTGACAAATGGATTGTAAAAAACGATGATGATCTTTTAATATCTCAAAAAGATATGAAAAAAGCTTATGAAACTCTTGATGAGAGTTTAAAAAAATCACTTCATACTGCATATGAAAGAATAAAAATTTACCACGAAAAACAGCTTCCAAAATCTTGGATTGATTTTGAGGAAAATGGGACAATTTTGGGACAAAAAGTAACTGCCGTGGATAGAGCTGGGCTTTATATACCAGGTGGAAAAGCTGCATATCCAAGTAGTTTATTAATGAATGCAATTCCAGCAAAAGTTGCGGGAGTTAAAGAGATAGTTGTTTGTACACCAACTCCAAATAATGAGGTAAATGAGCTACTTCTTGCAGCTTGTCACCTTTGTGGTGTTTCAAAAGTTTATAAAGTTGGAGGAGCAAGTGCAATTGCTGCTATGGCATATGGAACAAAAACAATTCCTAAGGTAGATGTGATAACGGGACCTGGAAATATCTTTGTAGCAACTGCTAAAAAAATGGTTTTTGGTGAAGTAAATATTGATATGATTGCGGGACCTAGTGAAATAGGGATTTTAGCAGATGAGAGTGCAAAGGCAAATTATATAGCAATAGATTTACTCTCTCAAGCAGAGCATGATGAGATGGCTAGTTCGATTTTGATAACTACTTGTGAAGATTTAGCAAAAAATACAAGCAAAGAGGTAGATAATTTTTTAGAAAATTTAAGCAGATATGAGATTGCTAAAAAATCAATAGATGAGAGGGGTGTTATAATTGTCGCTTCAAATATGGAAGAGGCAATTGAGCTTATGAATGAAATAGCACCTGAGCACCTTGAAGTTATGACAAAAAATCCATTTGAGTTACTTCCTTTTATAAAACATGCAGGGGCTATATTTTTAGGTGAGAATACTCCTGAGCCAATAGGTGATTATATAGCAGGACCAAATCATACTTTACCAACAGGTGGAACTGCTAAATTTTATAGTCCTTTAAATGTAGAGAATTTCCTTAAAAAAAGCTCAATAATTAGTTTTTCAAAAAAAGCTATAAATGATTTAGGAGAGTCTTGTGCACTTCTAGCAGATACTGAAGGATTAACAGCACATGCAAAAAGCGTAAGAGTGCGATTGGAAAATAAAGGTGAGTAAATATAAAGATTGGTTTACAGAAGATGACGATGATATATTTTTTGGAAGTCCAAAGTCAAAGTTTTTTGATATTTTAGAGCAGACTCATAGAGATTTAGTTGAAGATGAGATTGATAAAGTTATTGAAAAATTAGCAATTTTGGAGCTTATTATAAGTCAAGATAAAGATGAGGATTTTGATATAAACTCATATTTAGAAGAGTTTAAAGAGAAAAATCAAGAAGATGTAAACTCTATGAAAAAAGGGCTTTATATGGAATTTTCTGGAGAGATTATTAGTAGGTTGGATAGTTAAGTGGAAGTTTTAGAAAAAGTAAAAAATCAAATTAGAGATTTTGTAGAGGTTTGCCATTATCCAAAGGCTTTGGATTTGCTTGAAAAATTGGCAACTGGAAAGATGCTAAGAAGTAAACTTATACTTAAAATTGCTGGGGTTAATAGTGAAACTATAAAGCTTTGTGCAGTTGTGGAGATGATTCATGCAGCATCACTACTTCATGATGATGTTATAGATGAAGCAGATACAAGAAGGGGAAAACCATCTATTAACGCTTTGTATGATAATAAAACTTCAATAATGTTTGGAGATATTTTATACTCAAGAGCATTTACAGAGTTATCGCAAATGGATAAGAAAGTTGCATATCATGTTTCAAATGCAGTAACAGAGCTTAGTATTGGTGAGATGATGGATGTTGATTTAACGCAATCATTTAATAGTTCATATGATAAATATTTAACAATGATTTATAAAAAAACAGCATCTTTAATAGAAGCTAGTGCTAGAAGTGCATCTATTTTGATAGGTTGCGATGATGAAAAACAGGATAGATATGCCTCTTATGGAAAAAATTTAGGTCTTGCTTTTCAGATGGTAGATGATATTTTAGATATTACACAAAGTAGCCAAACTCTTGGAAAACCTGCTATGCTTGATTTTAAAGAGGGAA
Above is a genomic segment from Aliarcobacter cryaerophilus containing:
- a CDS encoding polyprenyl synthetase family protein, yielding MEVLEKVKNQIRDFVEVCHYPKALDLLEKLATGKMLRSKLILKIAGVNSETIKLCAVVEMIHAASLLHDDVIDEADTRRGKPSINALYDNKTSIMFGDILYSRAFTELSQMDKKVAYHVSNAVTELSIGEMMDVDLTQSFNSSYDKYLTMIYKKTASLIEASARSASILIGCDDEKQDRYASYGKNLGLAFQMVDDILDITQSSQTLGKPAMLDFKEGKVTIPYLYLYERVEDKEYLKSLYKKELNQKELDYLKEKLNSTNALSDAIKEAKNIGLEAINSIKDEKNSEDLINIMKAMIERDF
- a CDS encoding DUF2018 family protein; amino-acid sequence: MSKYKDWFTEDDDDIFFGSPKSKFFDILEQTHRDLVEDEIDKVIEKLAILELIISQDKDEDFDINSYLEEFKEKNQEDVNSMKKGLYMEFSGEIISRLDS
- a CDS encoding major outer membrane protein, yielding MRKISKISLVAAVAVAGFSTANAQPLEEAIKNVDVSGSVVYRYDNAGDNRLDAAGNKVGNTTDRNRYKVGLNLSSKVNDYVKFNSRFIVGGDDSGWATTGAKKNGNLSAGNGDVNPGVTLSNAYFGFTAIPNTIVNVGKQGLTTPYTVAVDINGNEQNGTGILALSTFGPITAGAGYFNNTNVDQLTDVNASRGLTGAGLTLDAGRDMYVATVQGDLDFVKLEAWYAGLQNTFNSYTFAATGKIDIAENAKLGLEARYVALNLTDDVVGLNGVARNNHLNGVALASTNQGSDNGMLRLAVDGKFSIVNARLAYTKTDKEGGLTALDQDAKNTSLGWNITSNGYADADYFQGALGVDILDNLNFTAHYGNLSSDTQSAGAKFVGLSDRKVEEVYGQLTYKMSKNLSTYLRYGNYEEKVKSTGIKNVDQDMGRLQVAYTF
- the hisD gene encoding histidinol dehydrogenase, whose protein sequence is MKIIYTKDKEFKTEFENILKRAKSDIKGVSKIVENIIDEIVEDGNEALKRHIEKFDKWIVKNDDDLLISQKDMKKAYETLDESLKKSLHTAYERIKIYHEKQLPKSWIDFEENGTILGQKVTAVDRAGLYIPGGKAAYPSSLLMNAIPAKVAGVKEIVVCTPTPNNEVNELLLAACHLCGVSKVYKVGGASAIAAMAYGTKTIPKVDVITGPGNIFVATAKKMVFGEVNIDMIAGPSEIGILADESAKANYIAIDLLSQAEHDEMASSILITTCEDLAKNTSKEVDNFLENLSRYEIAKKSIDERGVIIVASNMEEAIELMNEIAPEHLEVMTKNPFELLPFIKHAGAIFLGENTPEPIGDYIAGPNHTLPTGGTAKFYSPLNVENFLKKSSIISFSKKAINDLGESCALLADTEGLTAHAKSVRVRLENKGE
- a CDS encoding shikimate kinase; the protein is MKKNNIILIGFMGVGKGTVARAMVKESSMYAIDTDDLIESMENRAIKKIFAVDGEAYFRNLEKKTALWLEESVENTIISTGGGFYRQENLKNIGTVIYLKSSFDGILKRIKKAPNAKNKLKKRPLLQNKKEAMKLYDTRVKEYERVADIIVDVENRDLKLIVKEILGQIK